The following proteins are co-located in the Solea senegalensis isolate Sse05_10M unplaced genomic scaffold, IFAPA_SoseM_1 scf7180000014938, whole genome shotgun sequence genome:
- the pak2b gene encoding serine/threonine-protein kinase PAK 2b, with the protein MCDNGDPEDKPPAPPVRMSSTIFSTSSGKDSLSANHSSKPLPSVPEERKPRNKIISIFSGAEKGGRKKDRDKERPEISPPSDFEHTIHVGFDAVTGEFTGMPEQWARLLQTSNITKSEQKKNPQAVLDVLKFYDSTGNGRQKYLSFSSSEKESFTPGPQSPVKKGTAPSSPIIKHIDDDDDDDEAPPPVVAPRPEHTKSVYTRSVIDPIPAPSTCTDGDVASKATDRQKKKGKMSDEEIMDKLRTIVSIGDPKKKYTRYEKIGQGASGTVFTAIDVATGQEVAIKQINLQKQPKKELIINEILVMKELKNPNIVNFLDSFLMGEELFVVMEYLAGGSLTDVVTETCMDEAQIAAVCRECLQALEFLHANQVIHRDIKSDNVLLGMDGSVKLTDFGFCAQITPEQSKRSTMVGTPYWMAPEVVTRKAYGPKVDIWSLGIMAIEMVEGEPPYLNENPLRALYLIATNGTPELQNPEKLSPVFRDFLNRCLEMDVEKRGGGKELLQHPFLKLAKPLSSLTPLILAAKEAMKGNR; encoded by the exons ATGTGTGATAATGGAGACCCCGAGGATAAACCCCCTGCCCCTCCAGTCAGAATGAGCAGTACGATCTTTAGCACCAGCTCTGGCAAAGACTCACTCTCAGCCAACCACAGCTCTAAGCCACTGCCTTCTGTGCCAGAAGAGAGGAAACCTCGCAACAAGATCATCTCAATCTTCTCTGGAGCTGAAAAAG GtggcagaaagaaagacagagacaaagagcgACCAGAGATCTCTCCACCTTCAGATTTTGAACATACCATACATGTTGGATTTGATGCTGTCACAGGGGAGTTTACT GGAATGCCAGAGCAGTGGGCTCGACTACTCCAGACCTCAAACATCACCAAGtcagagcagaagaaaaacCCACAGGCTGTGCTTGATGTTCTTAAGTTCTATGACTCCACAGGCAACGGTCGTCAGAAGTACCTCAGCTTCTCATCTTCTG AAAAAGAATCATTCACTCCAGGGCCTCAGTCT CCTGTCAAAAAAGGCACCGCACCCTCATCTCCTATTATAAAAcacattgatgatgatgatgatgatgatgaagctcctcctcctgttgtgGCACCACGACCAGAACACACAAAGAGT GTGTATACTCGCTCTGTCATTGATCCCATCCCTGCTCCAAGCACATGTACAGACGGAGATGTTGCCTCCAAGGCTAcggacagacagaaaaagaagggaaaaatgTCTGATGAGGAGATAATGGACAAACTCA GAACTATCGTCAGCATTGGAGATCCCAAGAAGAAATACACCAGATATGAAAAGATTGGACAGGG AGCATCAGGAACAGTGTTCACAGCCATTGATGTTGCCACTGGACAGGAG GTTGCTATTAAACAGATAAACCTGCAAAAGCAACCAAAGAAGGAGCTGATCATCAATGAGATTCTAGTGATGAAGGAGTTAAAGAATCCTAACATTGTCAACTTTTTAGACAG TTTCCTGATGGGGGAGGAGCTGTTTGTGGTGATGGAGTATCTGGCTGGTGGCTCGTTGACAGATGTGGTGACAGAAACCTGTATGGATGAGGCCCAGATAGCTGCTGTCTGCCGAGAG TGTTTACAAGCATTGGAGTTCCTACATGCTAACCAAGTTATTCACAGAGACATTAAAAGTGACAATGTGTTACTCGGAATGGATGGCTCCGTTAAGTTGA CCGATTTTGGCTTCTGTGCTCAGATCACTCCAGAGCAGAGCAAACGCAGCACCATGGTAGGCACGCCGTACTGGATGGCTCCCGAGGTGGTGACCAGGAAGGCTTATGGGCCTAAAGTTGACATTTGGTCACTGGGTATTATGGCTATTGAGATGGTTGAAGGAGAGCCTCCTTACCTGAATGAGAACCCACTAAGA GCGTTATACCTGATTGCCACGAACGGCACCCCGGAGCTTCAAAACCCAGAAAAGCTGTCTCCAGTTTTCAGAGATTTTCTCAACCGTTGCCTGGAAATGGATGTAGAGAAACGAGGTGGAGGCAAAGAGTTGTTGCAG CATCCGTTCCTGAAGCTGGCAAAGCCACTCTCCAGCCTCACACCTCTCATCCTGGCAGCCAAGGAGGCCATGAAGGGCAATCGTTAG